Part of the Silurus meridionalis isolate SWU-2019-XX chromosome 29, ASM1480568v1, whole genome shotgun sequence genome, GCGGCGATGCTACGCTAGGAGAGAGGTAActagctagcgtctcttcgACACGCGGCATCGCCCATAGCCGCACGCCTTAGCCCCAACCACATTCGCATAAATTGAGGAGTGGTGCGACGAAGCACGCGCTGAGTATGGGGTTTCCCAAGAACTGGACACCTCGGCGTGCAGATCAGGAAAAAACGGCAGGCCCCGGCACCGAGGAAGCGACACAGGACGCAgaaaacgctcatccagcttactgggtgcGCGCTGTCTCTGCTGCTCCAccggccaagctagatccagcttagcAACGGCTCATGTCACGACCTTGAGGAGCTCctcgtacagcacaggctgagaGGGCTCCacgggctcgctagcatccatcagctcaccctcctcggagagagacatgtaatgccgCGCTGCTCGtgccgggagaagaagcagccatcgGGCCTGCTTCCCCAATAGAGCCGAAGCTCAATTCAGCCGACAAAGCTGAAGCGGACTCATCCGACTCCAACCCAGCCGCTAAatcggcctgcgagccccacgagCGCCGGCGCCGCTTCGCCTCAGTGAGAGCGGGACCGGAGCCGCGAGGGAGAGAGCTCCTCTCAAGCGCTCTCCGGGAGGCGGCGTGCGCATAGCCATGCGGCTACAATGAGAGCAATCGACTCCCTCGAGCCGATtgtgcatgctccactcccaggcAAACAACGCACCGATCATGCGAATCCTTACCGGTAATAAAACGCGGACACGGATGCACGCACTCTGTCTGCCAGCCATCACTCGACCAGAAAAACACAGCGAaacagcgcttacctgaacgagcagaaagctagcgtctggtccatctcgcagccatttgtagcttcctgtttatgcgacgtcgcccgctgatgacgtcacgttccaaacgcctattggtcagattacacacgtggttcagagcgcggtcacgcaggggcgttcccatagcgtttcgacgcagctcgagttcctgaaggggaacaacacctcatgctggaacactgAATGTGAACTGattacactgaaacacacatatAACATTACAATCACCTTTAATGatgcttaaaatgttttttattcagtatatgAGCTCTGGACAGTTTCCAGAAAGATGAGAATAATGAAAAGGAAGATATTTTTCAGTATTATAATGATTACTAAAAAGCAAAGCTGCTCTTTTTTTAATCGAAATGAATTTTAGTTAAACAACTAATTCAGTATGCAGGGTTTCATCCGTTATCATTTTTACTGAACAGACAGTGGAGAtcaaattagagaacaatttataaccACTTTGTGTTTCTAATACATTAAACATCTTCAGCAGTTAAACTTGAATGTAAGTTTAGGGGTTCATATACCACTGTTCCAGTATGTTTTACAAAAGAACCAAGGAACCTTAACAAAAACCCAGTGATCAGAATGAGAGACCACTGTAGCAGGGAAGAAGATTACAACTGAGATTTGGATGGGTTTCTAACACTGCTTTAGTGTGATGGTGATTCACTCTTCCACAGTTCAGAAACTCTAGTGACTTTCTTATTCATAACTTTGTCACAAATGATTTTCCAGTGATCAGGTTTAGATCAGGACTCTAGCGTggtcatttcattattttaaggTTGTTAGTTTTAAGAAACTGCTTCATCTGATTTGCCGTGtgctttcagaaaaaaaatacttttgttttattcagtGAAAATTGAAAGGTCTGCCAGGTAATTAAAAATTAGCACTAAGTGTAGCACCAATAACTGGAAGGTATCTGAAGTAACTTCTTTGTCAAATATCTCATTCAAGTTTTTTATTCTGTGCCTCAGAATATATTTATCTGAAGAAATATGTTTAAAAGCTGGTCTTCTGCTCCTGTGACCTGTAATTTAATCCTGTAATTTAATCCTGTAGTTTAGAAAATTATGTTCTTTAATTTTGATCTCCACTATATGAATCACATATAATCATCAATTCTCTTACCTTCCAGTCAAAGGAACTAAAAATACTGATATTATTATACTCCTGTTAGATGGTCCTGGTGTCACAAACTCAAAATCCTTTAGGCTGCAGGCACCTGCATTGTTCATTCTGAAGGCCCAATGCAGATTCTTTGGCACTGGCAATACATGATGTGACATCTGAAatatgaaattgtatttttttaaatatctattcTATATCTAaattctatatctatatctatattctatatctaaatatctatatttatctattaaaatgaaagtttagaccagcagagaaggccttgttGGCCTTGACGGCCCACTAATGGTCGAACCTAATCTAACTCAACCTACCCTAAACAAGGATTGTGTCAGTTATGATGTATGGACATGTGAGGTTTGTTCCAAAGTAAACTTCTATCAAGATGGAATCAAAGGGAAAATTATTATGACGCAGTAATTTAGCACCatgtgccctctagtggtgatgCATAGAAGCGCATTTATGATGCATGGACTTTTCTatagcattaataataataataataataataataataataataataataataataataataataataataattcctcaGCCTGTTTCATCACTAATACTGTacattgcattgcattgtgGGATTGAAATCCACCTTGAATTTAATTTTCTATGCTGAGCTAATCCACTGTAAATTCTTTCTGCTGAAGGGCACAGAGGCTTTACAATAAAGACTGCTGTTAATGACATAatcaagatgtgtgtgtgtgtgtgtgtgtgtgtgtgtgtgtgtgtgtgtgtgtgtgtgtgttgtgtattttctAAATTCACTTGTACTGTTTGTTCACATCTCGAAGAAGGttgaaagaaaatgaatgagAGGGTGTGTGTTATTTCTGTAACCGCTTCATCTGCTGTTGATTTCATGAcagttgtgtgtggtgtgaaccAGGGCGCCGTTAGGGGTGCAGAGTCTGCCAGGCATATGGGCCCAAGAGAACGCTAGGGGGCCCCACAATcatcaattaaaatttttccaaatagttattttttatcgtacatacacacatatattttaaataataacactgtggtgaaataaaataaattcactgtaaataaatgttaactatattaactttattattaataatataacatatatatatatatatatatatatatatatatatatatatatatatatatatatatatatatatatatataggggccCAAGATTCTGTCTAACTGTTAATTGCGCCCTGGTGTGAACATCAGTATTTTGATGATTCCTCTGTTAATAGACGGTGTGTTGCTGTAGAGAAGAGTGAATAGTGTACAGTGACATGAGATTACAGTAGAAGTGGATTGAGGAAGaacagtagtgtagtgtgaatgCTGATTACTGGAGTAGTGGCTGGAAAACCAGTTAGCAGAATTTTACTGATAATTTACACTGAAAACTTGACTTTCTGTTCGACGCGCTTTATTTTGCTGTGctgttcttctcttcttcttattGTGTTGTTTCCGTGCACTTTCTGAAGTCCTGTGTGTAGTTTGGCTTATGTCTTGGTTAGTTTGGTGTTGTGGAGCACTTTGCATCTGGAGGAAtgatgttttgggtcattgtgaACTCCAGCAACTGTAAACGgtggaaatgacaataaagccacttgacttgaaagACTtcaacaatgacaataaagttgtatctatctatctatctatctatctatctatctatctatctatctatctatctatctatctatctatctatctatctatctatccattgaacacctttgggatgaactggaatgctgactgcaccccaggcctcctcacctcatgtATGtaagtacctgattttactcaCACCTTTTTGTCTAAATtagcaaatctccacaaacacacttcaaaatctattgaaacatcttccaagaagtgtggagggaattataagaccaaattgggactaaatgtaggatgtgatgctcaaaaagtaAATACAATACTTATCACTGGGTGACTCAATACTTTTGATGATATAGTGCATTTGGGTAGGATGGGTAAGTTTTTATCTCTAAAAAGCTGGTAAAGCTAAAAGAAATGATGACCATCAGATGGCGCTGTCTTACAACATTGAAGGTTTGAAATCCCTTTATATTCTAAGAAAGATGCCCTTTTCAATCTTTCCtagttatattacattttacttcaaACACTTGATATTGCAGAACTACAACAACTTTTGTGAGTGTGAAGCATAAATAGTTGTCCCAATACCCAATTGTGTTTTGACCATCATGATCTTGAGCCTTTGACACCAAATTGCATTCTCCTGTTAAAGTGACAACGTAAATAAACACCAAGAAAGGACTGCAGAAAAAGATATAGTGTTCGTTGTAGAGAGTTCAGCACCTCATGGATCACGGCCTATTGGAAGAGAAACTAAAGTTCTTCCTGATTCCAAAGGACACATACAATATGAACTGTTAAGCTGAAGACAAGCACTGGTTTCTTGGAAAGACCAATGAACAAAATTTGTCTGCAATTAAAGACACGGAAATTAAACTAAACCACATAAAAGATAATcaaacaaagacaaaagaaTGAGTAGTCATTaatctatttttatatgtaGACATTTagcaatatttacagtattgtaATTGATTCTTAAATCCTCATTTAGAAGTCGGGTGTAGGAGCCATATTTACTATCTTATATAATTTGTGTAGATGAATGTATGTAATTGAATAGCATTAGTAGAAGCATTTAGTAATAATATTGTTAGTGTTTATTTCTGTGAGTTTGTGACCTCTACGAGCATAAGAGAAACCGCTTATACCACCACCTGACAGGAAGGGGGCGCTGGTGCAAGAGCATACAGACTTTTGGCAGTGAACGTGGAGCAATAGAAGCAATCCCTCAGGCTCTATAGTTTGTTGGTTTTATTTAGCAAATTAAGTTTCTTTagtgtataaaatgtacttGATTAAATTCACTTCCTCACTCAGCCTCTGGATATATTTATGCATTGAAACATGTTTCAGGACAAACAGACTCCATTAACTTCACCCAAAATGGACAAAATGGTCACCTTGTTTCTCCCCTACACTGAGTGTGTGAAGTGAAGTTCATGTGCAGAGCTTTTAATTCACTGAATTTACAGTATTGTAAGAAATGTTGAATGAAATCAGGGCAATGGTTCATTTCTGTTCTCTGTATCACTGTTCATATTTATCAGTACTGGGTTTATTTCTTTACCATGAATTGATTGCTATAATATTTCAGACAATTAAGAAAATGTCTTGGGCCCcacaaacataaatgtaaatcaggaCAAAAGCACTGTAACACCACCTCATGCTGGATCATCTGTAATATGTGAACCGattacactgaaacacacaaacacacaatacagtCAACTATAATGAAGCCCAACAAAagtttttattcagtgtaaGAGCAGTGGAGAGTTTACAGGAAGCTAAAAAAAAGTTCCATTGAggaaataatcatttaaaatcagATTCTTGTGTAAAAGTGAAGCTGCTTTTtatctaaatgtattttatactaATTTCTAATTCAGCATGCAGGATCACATCTGTTATCACTTTTACTGATTATATAAATCACAGATATTAATAATGCAGGAAGGAAACATTATCAGCTTTTATTTCTCTAAACAAGCTTTTGTAGATAATGAGCTCTACTACTAcagttataatgcattattacgTGCTGAAATGAATATAGTGAAATATGTGATATATTGTGGAGAAGAAgaaattgtgtttattcagcaataatctgcttcttcttcctctGCGAATCCACTTTTAACAGCTGCTTGAATGCTCTTTATCTCTTCTGGATCAGCAGCAGGGAGAATGGCGAGCAACTCTTTGTCGATCTTCTCCAGTCTTGCTTCACTCTTCCTTTCAAACTCCTCCTTGTTCTTGAGGACAAGTTGTAAGATGGCTCTCTGAGCTTCATCACAGGAGTTCTGTAACTTCAAACGCTCAGAAAGAAACTCTGGTTTTTCCTTGTCCATGACCATAAGTTTTCCCAGAGAGCTGACACGATCCATGAGGTACTTGGTGGACACCTCAGTGTAGGTAGTAGAGATCATGTTGACGAGGCTGGAGATGTTTGTGGCTTGAAAGGCTTGATTGTAGAGCAGATCTTTGGAGAAGAGCTTTGCGTTGTAGGAAAGTGTTTGTGTCTTCTCAGATGTGGTGACAAAATCTTTAAGGGTTCTGGTCAGGGTGGTTTTCACAATGTTGGACACCATCTGAAAGAAGCGGACCATCTTCTCCCACTGCTCCTTCACCCTCCCCATGGCATCCATACCTTTGACCAGCATTTTTATGGTGGTGTTGAAGTCGATCTCTTTGACCTCACAGTTTCTCATGGTGATCAGGATGTCAGTCAGCTCCTTCTGGTTCTTCTCCATGGTCTCTACACTCTTCTCATAGATCTCTCTGGTCTTGTCCAGTTGAGCGCGGTTCTGCTCTATGCGGAACCTGCCGTTCTCTGATGCCCTTTGTGAAACACTTATATTCTCAGAATTACTTTCTTCTTTAAACATCATTGGTGGTTTGGGAGCCAGAGGAGGAGTCTTTGTAACATCTTTACTTCTGCTGTCGAAACTGCGAGATGATTCAGTCAGTTTCTGGATTCTTTCAATCAGCTGCTTTTCTTTGGCTTCTTCACATTTCCCCTCTGGTGCAGACTTTGCTAGTTCTGCACAGATTTCAATTCCCTCATCACATAGGCTTTGAGCTGCTTCTCTTGCTTTGCACTTTGGGCTTTTTTCTAAACTCTGCTTGATTCTTTTGAACTGTTCTGCCTGGAAATCTGTTTTTGTAGCTTTATTCTTTTGATCATACAAATCTTTCCAGTTAATCACCTGGTCCTTAACAAACCTTTGAATGTTCTCTGTGCACTTTAGGATTTCTCCAGACTTGCAGTAGATATTTATTTCATCAACAGAATCAACAGCAGAATCCTGACCTTGAAAAAGGGTTTCTTTTACATCAAAAATTGATCTTGTTTTGCTGATTATGCTCAATGGATGAGTCATTAAGGTTGTCATTCCTGCAACAACAGCTGTGACACTCTCAGTCACTCCTGCAACAAAATCCATACCTATCATTTCCCATCCACTGGGTAATGAATCCATTGCATTGTTGTAATTTTCATGTGCTTCCTTAAGTTGCTCTTCCATGGTTTTCATTGCTTTCTCTGAGCGTTTAGCAGCTTCTTCTGCTGACTGTTTCCTCAGCTTTGCctcatctatttttttcttgataGCCTCCAGCTCCTCTCCATAAAAGCACTGAGCATTTACACATGCTTCCAGCAGTTCTTGGATAATATTGATAACATCAGTGAACCGATTTTCTGTTGCTGTAGCCAAATCAAGACAGTCATCTGCAATGACACGAATGTTCTCCAGCTGGTCAGGAAGGTGAGCTTTGACAACCTCATCATTGTCTTGGAAAAGGATCTTCACAGCAGTCTTCATGTAATCTGGAACTGCCATGGTGTGGAGTCTAATCTGATCCATGTTCTTATGGGCCTCATTGAAAGCCCACCAGCCGGAGTTACACACCTGCATGAGGCAGGCTCGAAATGAGTCGGGGTATTTAATGTACTGGTAGCCATTTTTAGGTGGATTCTTGTTGATGGAGAAATCATCTTTGGAGGAGATGAAGACCAGCTCTCCCAGGATGGCTATGGAGAGTGGAGCAGGAGTCAGATACTCCTCCCAGTTGGCATACGGCTGCATCACAAGCTTGGTTTGGTTTCTCATCTCCTCTGCTGTGGTGAGGCTTTGATTTTTCTTTGCAATTTGAGAATCCATGGCTTTTCCTGTTCCAAAAgagatataataattgtatacagtatataataatttttatattataattgtatatcaaaattgaacataaatatactatacatatatatatatatatatatatatatatatatatatatatatatatatatatatatatatatgcacataaACATATTTCTTTGATGTTGTGGTCAtgtaacattaatataaataataatgcaaattaAATTCAATGTGGGATATCAAAAGTCTTACTGGTCCAGTCTACTGCCCTGCTACAGTCTACATCATAAAGGCTTTCAATTCTATTCTATACTGTTTCTAATAGTATTGTTCTCTACTCTAtgctttattattactattcaaCTGCTTAATTATAAAGCcatgtatatataaacacaatacTGAGATTTAACCAAATTATTAATTTCTAATGTACATGATTATCAGGGATTAAGACCCAAAGCCCATGACTGCAAGTGGAACTGCCTAAAAATGACGCaagcaaattattattaattacattttgcttaTATTACTtttacctttttctttctttctacttttACTTGTTCTATTTTCAATGAttctaaaaaatgtgttttaaagaagtataaactttaaaaacaagCATCAGAGAAACATGAGTTTAAGAAAAACACGAGTTGAATAAAACAGTAAGTAAAACAAGAAGTGGACCAAAATAAATCACTTCACAAATTGAGTCACTTAACATAGAAGAATTTGCTACAGGAAGTCGACTGTGATGTTAAactcacacacagagaaaatacACTCCAAATATGCCATGAGGTGAGAGAGTTTTTACCACTAGCCAGATATGATAGGTAAGTTTGTAAATATTTGGATATCACCAGCCCTTCTGACTATTCTTACTAAAAAGGGAAGACCAGATCTGGTCCGGTGGACAGAGTCATTCCAGTAAGCTTTCACACAGGTAAAATATGCATTCTGTGGAGGATTGTTTGAAGAACATTCCAGTTcaagtttaaatgtttttgtgctttACCCTGGGCACTCTGTGTTCAGGTCAAAATCAGATATGAATTCCGTTTCTCATTAGACACCCCAAACTCAAAGtcccaacacacacttacacattcacacagcagtgatggacagtaataaagtaaatgtaatttgttattgtactttaaaagctttttcacgtatctgttctttactcaagtgtttccatttggggagaattttactgtaacttcactacatttcaaagttcaatatctcactttttactcaaccacattttgtaaaatcagtcgttccttttttatttataagtgaataaaagcgtaactggtcaaacacacagcaatttaccaatcagggtcgagcgctcgctccgttttaaacttgttttgatagCATGGCATCTTGCCAGAAAAAAATCGATCGGTTTATTGATCTATTTTATACCACTTATTTGCACGGTTGtgtcaattattatatcatgtcacaATCAATGAACCTGTTCGGGACTCGGTCATGGTGTGGTTCACCCACAGTGTCATTCAACTAAAACCTCCACTgctgcttggtgtatctactgatcaccaacatacagtttagcataagtttaacatcaagcagaacatttagagaggaataaatgatgaaggaaCTCCatactcgaactcaccaccacacacgtggcacagaaataaaaataatgtaataaacacaAGTCAGCTCTATCTGAAATGACTTTGAAGTTGCACCCTAGTTATATGCACCACCTGACATCTATACATCATATACAttgatagatacaactttattgtcattgtgtaGTACAGGTACACATCAGCCAAAGACAGAGATGGACCACTCAATTTTGACAATAAAGCAAGAAACTGAGACAAAAGGGGAACTTAAATACACATAGGAGGTGATTTAACACTTTACTGTTAACTTCACACTGCTTTACACAAAgaattatattcattttattgttaatttaatGAAAAGTCAATCATTTTTTGCCTTTGAATAGTTCTTTTGCATTCTAATTGTAGAAAAGACAGTAAAAAAGGAGAAGGGACGTGTGCGGTATgaaattctacattctgttcTCTGCTCCCCGGCTCTGGAACTCTTTACCTCCAGACATTAGAAACCATgactctctgtctgtttttaaatCTAGACGAAAGTCTCACCTGTTTAACAGTGAATACTCTCCCTAAATCTTATTGGCCCAGTTACATAGTCACACTCATACTCGCATTTTACTCGCATTACTATTCTTTTACttgttgtttgtatttgttgtttattatgcTTTCTTTTGTAACTTATTGTGTGGTATCCTTGAGtgatgagaaataaataaataaaataaacaaaaacctttcttcttattattatgattagaATCCATTTAAAAATGGTTCAGAACAGTGTGTCTCTCCTACCTTGATATCCTGTTAGTCTTCAGTGAAGGTGT contains:
- the LOC124382255 gene encoding uncharacterized protein LOC124382255; its protein translation is MDSQIAKKNQSLTTAEEMRNQTKLVMQPYANWEEYLTPAPLSIAILGELVFISSKDDFSINKNPPKNGYQYIKYPDSFRACLMQVCNSGWWAFNEAHKNMDQIRLHTMAVPDYMKTAVKILFQDNDEVVKAHLPDQLENIRVIADDCLDLATATENRFTDVINIIQELLEACVNAQCFYGEELEAIKKKIDEAKLRKQSAEEAAKRSEKAMKTMEEQLKEAHENYNNAMDSLPSGWEMIGMDFVAGVTESVTAVVAGMTTLMTHPLSIISKTRSIFDVKETLFQGQDSAVDSVDEINIYCKSGEILKCTENIQRFVKDQVINWKDLYDQKNKATKTDFQAEQFKRIKQSLEKSPKCKAREAAQSLCDEGIEICAELAKSAPEGKCEEAKEKQLIERIQKLTESSRSFDSRSKDVTKTPPLAPKPPMMFKEESNSENISVSQRASENGRFRIEQNRAQLDKTREIYEKSVETMEKNQKELTDILITMRNCEVKEIDFNTTIKMLVKGMDAMGRVKEQWEKMVRFFQMVSNIVKTTLTRTLKDFVTTSEKTQTLSYNAKLFSKDLLYNQAFQATNISSLVNMISTTYTEVSTKYLMDRVSSLGKLMVMDKEKPEFLSERLKLQNSCDEAQRAILQLVLKNKEEFERKSEARLEKIDKELLAILPAADPEEIKSIQAAVKSGFAEEEEADYC